In Erigeron canadensis isolate Cc75 chromosome 8, C_canadensis_v1, whole genome shotgun sequence, the DNA window taaaaaccaatTCGTTAGTTGAATCGGTTTGATAATTAAACTATACGAATACCCGTGTAATGCGGCGGTGTAGGTAGTGGCGTGTTGGTGGTGACGATGGTGACTTGTAGTGGCGACGGTGACGAGTaagatagataattgatataaaataattcatgtgatttaaggagttaataaagataatttaatagataaaatatgtaataaatgatttaagagatttaaaaattcaaaaaatagaatacctagtttgtattataaaggagtatagatatagaagaagAGATTTGTTGTGTAGTTGCTTTTTTAATGAACTTTTAAGtttttggaaaaaataaaaataaaaatttattaaacagcaatttgaaatatgaaaatggtttgaaattgacacaattatttttcattaactatatatatatttctaacttaaaaacataatcatttacaattaaatttaaaaaactcctcttatgttatatatttacatgTTTAAACTACGTTTGATTGTTGTTTATGTTCTTCCATCTTCTTTTAAGGGCATTTTTTTGATTGCCaagtgttattttttattttatgttaattaGGATGGTCCAATATATCAAGCTAAATGGGGAGTGATATTTGTATAACAAAATTTAGCtatctacaacaaatgtacaaaCTGTATTATACAGTGTACAACTATATCATGCGGGATTTGTTGTAGAAAAGAAGAGTACTTATGAAAATATCTTCTagcaaattttatatatatcatcttttaGGTTAGTATATTGGTCCTTTTACTTCATTTTATCTTAACAACTCATAAACTCTAGCTAATTTgccatatcataaaaaaaatgttagatcATAGAAATTTTAATGTCGCATTGTTGTTATATATGAAAAACTGGCAAAGATTATATAAAAGATTACATTAACTATAATAAAGATATAAACCTTAAGCAACCGGATCAGACCATACCCAAATAAAATCTTATTGTTTAACAAACTCTAGCTACAAACTAATAACTAAAAACTCAAATACGAATAGCTTTGTCTAACATACCTCTGTGatgcataaaaaaaatgagaaaatcttTGAATTCGTTTACATTTGAATGTTAGATATCATCTTTAAAGGAGCCATGTGGTATCTTCTTTACccctttataaaataaatcaacttttatcttttttaacttttcaacttttaaaatattttactgCACAATTGGATATTATTATGATGTCTCGAATGCTGACTACTAAccatgttcaaaaaaaaaccttcattttccttaacttttaacttttctcAACCTACATACTAGATCTACCCAATGTACATCCAAAAGATTTTTCAATTCCGATCAACCTAAACTAACtatctcatttatttattaatttaaattatctacccataatataattataataccattaatgatACTATTTACAACATACAATCCTCAACCCTTAACATTACTATATTacttcttttacatcaattattttaaattaataaccacAACCACATGTCGTCTTTAGTGCTGCCACCGCATTGCGCCTTACGCAGGTACCCTTTTTAGTTTACAATAATGAGTGCTCATCGTCATGTCTTTCCCAGCTTGAATCTCTTTTAACCCATAAACACGTGCAATCTCATCTCCAACTGAGACCACTTAACTAATCTCATCCacttaaaaattcatgtaaaagTTGCTAATTCTAAAGATCTTGGGagtcatttttattattagataaTCTTACTTTTTAAATAGCAAATAAGGTTGTAGTAACTAGTAATGTATACCCAATACTCATAATCTTGACGTTTTCTTGTTGCTTCGACTAAATCATCACAAGGCTTGGTAGTCAACAAATACATGACAATTCTACGATAAAAAATGCGTTTATTAGGTgactttaataattattaattttatagtttttgtagCATAGAAACTGACATTGacaatattgtaaaaaaatccAAAACTGAAAACCGTTTATATTTGACTTTTTAAATACACAACGCTTGATCAATACTACTCGTAATAAATAGTTTTTCTACTAGTAAAAGTGATTTAATAAGCAAAACGCAAAACTGCAAAAGCAACAAATTATACGTAATAATTTCGAAAACTTGAACACTGGGCCCAAAAGAgaatataaaatttagaaaagggAAGCAGCCATGAGCCATCAATAAACAAAAAGGCGTGGGTGCAAAATTTGGACTGTCGTTCCAGGAGCGTGTGCGAGTGCGACAATTCctaaaaacaatgttttctaAATCAGTTTATTTTTGTGCTGGTTGAATGACTAATTTTGGTTCAATCGCTTGACTAAATCAATTAAAGCAGTCATCACTTTCATTTTCTTACAAACACCTAGAGATGTTAATGGGATAaatatcttgtaatgtaacaaattttgaacGAATATTTATAgtaagaaaaaactaaagttgtgtgtattgtatgtaaacaattcgaaaataatgtttattgtatgtaagaaaatgtattcaaccaattaaaatcagacaagtgacacctctatatggttgccacgtatgttttcttacatacaataaacattttttaaagttgtttacatacaatacacaaaactttagttatttcctattatagacattagtccaaagtttgttacattccaggatattTATCCCGATGttaatttatatacttataaaagtTGGCAAATATAATACCCTTACAAGTAATTAacccaaaaattatatatgcaaaTTACTCAACTTGAAAACacagtttaatatatatattttttttaacagactGCCATAGAAAAATTGGGGTGATCAGACTGGGTACCCGACTGAGTACTCTTTCGACTAGCCAAGTTAACTTAATCTTTAAAACATTGCTAAAAGATTGAGTTGTATTAATTTCGTTTATTTTTAGGACACATTTGGTGTTTTAAAGGTTAATAGTGCTTTGAACAACATCTTATTACTTCCTGTATATGAACTTCATTTTGATTTTACTACaattttcaaataattcaaaagccctagtttatattgattttttttttcttttgatacaAATATAGGTAGATTCATTTCGGACAAAACctagataaaataaaatgagacAAATGGAATAAGCCTGCAATACATGTGTGTGGTTGATGAGGAATTGGATGCCTGCTAAAACCTTGTGCTGgtctattttttatttgtcttttgtCTTCTGTCATGTCATATTTTGGACAATTTTTATCCTAATTAACGAATCTTATTATATGCTTTTGTTTGTAATTTCATATGCCAAACGTAATAATGTGCGAATGTGCATAAAAAGGCTCATCATTAGTCCGAGGGTCGTCACGTTTGTGAAGGCTCAATTTGGGCCTTATTAATTAGTGATAACtctatagtttacacttttccAACTTGTGTAATTAATTGAATTTGGACTATTTTCAATATTGATAGCTAGCTCCATGCCACCATGTATGCctattgaatattttattttacacattaaattttatttatttatttagacaTTTAACCTTCTAAGAAAAGacttgttaaaagaaaaacacaagTTGGGCTAATGAAGTAtggctttttaatttttaatgtatGGGGATCAAGACCTTAAAGCCCAATTACAAAATGTTGACTTAACCCAATAATAGATTAATAGCCTAAGAAAATTCCAGACAAAAAGAATCCTCTTCCTCAAGAAAACAGTACACAAcgcttaaaattttttttttatttttcttcagttaattcataattaaaaaaaaaaaaaaaaaaaacaatccaAGATTTTAATCAATATCTGATCCCATGGACTCTCAATCTGCTAAGGTTTTACCAATTTAACCGCCAgtaaattattttcattaattgcggttattgtgtttggtttgtgtaatgtttgatgattttttgttttgttttgcaAAACAATAATCAGGAAAAACTGGAAGCTGCAAAGGAACATTATGGACGAGAAATCCGTGTGTTTGAGACgacatcttcttcttcttcttcttctactgagacaacaacaaaacaagaccCAACAAACACAGATGGTCTTTGCACTTCAGCTCTTATTATTACTCTTTTTATATGTAATCAAggctgtatatatatatatatatatacttttatcaaTTATGAATATTATTGTATAATTCGTTAATTTGTAGAGTTGCCTGATGAGTTTTACGAATTCACCGCGGAAGATTATTATCGTATGTTGAGTACTAAAAAGGAAGGTGAGATGatgtttttattttggtttttactataaatgataaaaatgagCTAACAAGTAtaattttcttgttttgttaAAGTGTGATGTTGTAAATACAATGTCATTATATAACGAGAATAGAAGCATACGGTTGTTACTTgcaattagatatatatatatatagatgctCATATGTTCCTATTCGAATGCTCGCTAGATTTTTAAGAACCCGTGAACTTTAGAAGTTTTCTTTGCTTAATTGTGAGATTCGTACAAAAGCTTAATGTTTTTGTTCTTGTGTATCCTTAGGGGATCTGTTTTGTTAGAAGTAAGTACAAATTTCTTTGGTGTTCCGTTTTTAATGAATCAAGGGATAGTTTATTAGGTACTCGTACCCTAATTAATGACAATTTGTACAAGGTGATCTATTCCATTTTGGAGAGACTTAAGTGAGGCATACACCCGATTGAAAAATGGGGAGTGGATTAAGGCTGAATAGTTGTCATTCAGCTATGTTTGTGTTCTGGTGGGGGTGATATCTTTCTTCCCTTATCTCTCTATGTACTATATCTTGTACGCAAGGTTCATACATTAATATCTTATTAACAAAATAATGTGTTTGAAAAAAGTGGTCGTTAATCAAGTGTGTGCACTAATTGGCAGATAATGTTATGAAGACAAGAAAAATTCGAGAAGCAGAACAAGCGGCTCGTAGGTCAAGGATTACCAAGGTAGAAATTGAACGATTTAATGAAATTGACCTCTCTGAAGATCCTCTGCTTGATCTTATTCAATTTAGCGTATTGCAATCTTTAAATTGCTTTAATagattttaacttcattttttgTGGTACAGGCGGTGATACGTGTTCGTTTTCCAGATAACCACACATTAGAAGCGACGTTCCATCCATCAGAAACAATGCAAAGCTTGGCGGACCTTCTCAAGAAAGTAGTGGCTCAACCAGACATCCCTTTTTATATATGTGAGCATATCATAttcttttttacattttcagtACAGTTACTACACTACATTATGGTATTATGTATAATAGTGTATCTAGATTTAGGCATATATGAAAGGTGTCCACAAATCTGAGAAGTGAGAACATGTTTGGATAGTCATATTAATGGAATATTCCTTTTTTTGGTGTTAGATACTACTCCTCCTAAGAAGCAAATAAAGGACATGTCTCAGGACCTCTATTCTGCTGGCTTTGCTCCTGGAGCAATTGTCTACTTTTCATACAATGAATCAAAAGGTGAGTACTTGAATCACCGTCCTCACATAACTTGGATCGTGCTCATTGGATTTTGGTGTCACTTTTTAATTGCAAGTATCTTTTAGATTTGTGAACACTGTTTCACCTTCATATTTGTTGTTTGTTTGAGTTGATACCTACTTAATGTAGTGCCTAAATCACCGTGACATATGAGTTTAAAACCACTGTTTTTGCTGATTACCAAAGCCATGCTATGACAGGCCATGCTAGGCGTAGTTATGTGGCGCCCATCACTTCAAATAGCTTAATTGGCCATCTAAAATTGACCACATTGATTAGCAAGTAATTATTAAAGCTATGCATTTTAAGGGATCATAttaacgtgattttttcgattttgacggatcaatgtgttgttaaacacttagataatgataattagttatgcactatgttagttttatggagttttaatgcatcaaaacgatgtttttaagtattctcaccgttcttattttaaaagtgttctcaccggagtgttaccctatatagggggacaatcaaataagaacagtcttaaaataagaaccggtgagaacacttaaaaactacattttgatgcatcaaaagtccataaaactaacatagtgtataactaattatcataatttaagtgtttaacaacacattggcctgtcaaaatcgaagaaaatcatgttttttgttttgtgcatccatcttggatgcatattcatcaatttgatgcatccaacaaaaaacgtgattttttcgattttgacggatcaacgtgttgttaaacacttagataatgataattagttatgcactatgttagttttatggagttttaatgcatcaaaatgatgtctttaagtgttctcaccgttcttattttaaaagtgttccaccggagtgttaccctatatatatatattatatatatatatatgtataaagttAATGTATCATTAGGAGATAGTTCTCAATTCCTTGATTTAAGCTAATCATGTTATGTATTTAAATGAACTGTATATGCCCTTCGTTGAATTCTCAGTTAGTGATTAAGTACTAGTAATCGCCTAGCTCCATTCAACACTTCTTGAAGGCATCACCCTCCACCAGCCCTAGCACTAGCTTATGTTTGCTTCATATGAATGATTGAATGGTTAAGAAAAGAGTTATAGTTTGTGTTGCCAATTAGATATTAAATCTACTAGGATATCAGGTCTATACAACTTCACAGCCGTTGGTATAGTGCTTTGTTTGGTGTTCTGCAAACCGGGTGTGGTGTGCAACATGCAACATCAATATTTTTAGGATTTATCTCTAATCAATTTGCCTAAGgatgccgttctaaaaaaatatttgccTAACGATGTTTCCTTTTTAGTTGTGTGTATGACGGGTGGAGAGAATATTTAACAATAGATATCAGTGATGGTATGAAAACAACACAGCTATCACTTGAACTGAATATTTTGTATTGGCGGTGCAGGTGATGTTGAAATTGCTGCATCAGGTTCATTCCTTAAAGAGGATGTCATGTCGTTAAAAGGTCTGGAACTCGTTGCTGAACAGGAGAAAGCCGAGGTCAGCCAAGCTACCACCACCGAACCCGTAGCGGCTGCTGCCCAACAACCAGTTCAACCGCGGAAAGCCACTACTGATAAAAAGATGGTGAAGCCAAAGTGGTTGAAAATGTGAACTAGATAACTGATATTTGCTTGAAACATATCTTAGCGTTATGACCATGTAAATCCTGTTTCTGGTAATGTCTTTTCCACAAGTTTAAAGACACTAAAAATATGTCTGTGTCATGGCAAGATTCAGCAGATTAGGCAAAAGTGTTTTTAAAGGGTTATATGATACGCCCTTCAGTTTCACCTTTCTATGCAAGAAAACAACTTGACATTATTCGAAATGATAATGAATTACTATGAATATGTTGCGGGCAAGTGTATGAAACACTTTTCGTAAGTTGATATGTGAAATGCCACTTTTAAATTAAACTATAGAATTTTTTGTAAAGTGTTTGCAAGGATAATTATTGATGGTTGATATCAACGTCACAGTTGATGACCCAGGTTGCtttctactttcttgattagataTGTTAGTGACATTGAATAAtactttcattttataatatacgagcatagtacccgtgcgttgcagcgGCTAAAAAGTGATGAAAATATAATAGGAAGGCGGTGATGGAGATCGAGGGAAGCGGTGGAGAAGGAAGGCAACAGCGGAGGGTGATAAAAGGTCGATGAgagcgtgtaatgattagagacaATGTGAGAAATGATGATATATAAGGATTTTATGTATAAGTAAGAGTattttaggaagaaaaaaaatgcttaattttaagaactccaatactttttataagggagtatagatagtatatatatatatataggggaagagaatatgaggTTATTAGGcatttaagttgggtgaaaaacttcttacataccttttttaaaccataaaaatcatgggggtcaaacatttatttaaaatattaaaatattggtatgtgagatgtttttcacccaaattgaaTATATTACAACCTCgtattcacttttctcataatatatatatatatatatatatataataataataatatattgtaaTGCAATGTAATGTAAAGTTTAATAGTGAAGAAAGAGGGAGCATAACGACATTCATATATAGATTAGTCAATTTTGTCAATTAAAACTTGGCCtataaagtaattaaactaatatgaaTAGTTGGATTATTAACATGAaagaaaattctttttattttaaaaaaatcaaagttaaaatattgataaaatGACAAGTAATATTCGAAAAGGAGGTAGTAGGTAGAATAGAAGTCTTTAACCACCACCAAGGCACcaaacatatttaaaaatgtcTATAGTTATTTAAACCAATGTTTTTAATACCAATATTTTGTAAAGTGTTtacttaacttttatttatgaTTGAATTTGTAAAACATTGTTTTAAAAGTTAGTTAAAATTGAATTAAGTTGTATTCATTTCTTCTACAATTATTTGTGTTCATACCGTTATATTGATACACATGAGATGTatcaatatatgtaaaaattacGATATTTGGAACATAAATGGGTCTACACGATTTAGTAGGATTGGTTTGGCTTGACTCTCTTGTACCAAAGAAAATAGGGAATATTTAAATTGATAATTTTATTGTATTCCAAAATGAAAGTGCCTTATAATTTCATGATTCTAACCCAAACTATACTAGTGTTATCATATAActtttcaaaaccttaaaatttagtattatttataGATATTTCTTACAAGTATGCTAAGATTCGTATggcatattatatatttacttaaaatattgatatctcaaatgatttttttttgtatttttcgtTCAATATGCTTCTCAACGATTTGTTTTGGAGGACATACGAATCTGTAATACATACACCAACGAAATCATTTTAACAAGTCAACCTGAAACTTGTCAATATAAACCCGACAATCCAACACTGATCGTCATTATTAGGGGTGTTCATTTGGTCGGGTTTTGGGGGAATAGAGTTATTCGGTTTAGGTTATtcggttttttaaaaattagtaaaCCGCCCATTACCCAATCCATATATGTGGCCACTCAATGCAAACAACCCAAATaaagtttgggttatttggtcGGGTTTTTGATTACccaaataaaaaatgttttcaagttttaatttatGGAGCagtatatttgaataatcatgcAATCCGAATGTTAATTTACACCATTTTGTTTATTCATGATAAGGTTATTCAAATAACTACATGTATTAAGATTTTTtacattaaattattaaaataattgaagttgtatttatgtcatttaaattaggttattatagttttattaaatagtaaataaatGCTTAATCGGGTTTCGGTTGGCCCCaattgaaaattttctaaacCAAACCATTTAATAACTAGTTTAATCGGTTTCACTcaaacaccaaaccaaatcTGAATAACCCAATCCAAATAGTTCACAAGTTAAATGAATTGGATGGGTTATCCAGTTAATCCAAATAAAGAACACCCCTagtcattattatttaaaaccTAGATGCACATATCATTTCCATTTAAGCTATTATATACCCTATATGAATATAAATGGACTGATGAACAGTAACgttatatgaatataaatggACCGATGAACAGTAACGTGGATATTTAACAAAAAGGTGCATAGCTCAGGTGGTTTGGTGTTTGCTATTCCAACCTAAGGGGTTTAATATTCCAACCTAAGGTTCCTAGCCCCattcttcctttttttcttttcttaaccTGATATATTGGTCAATTTGTtggcttttttattttatattttttcccCTTAACTTCACATATTGCTCAATTtgttggcttttttttttttttttttttattttataaaatcatgTTTAATTGGGCCTTAAATAAGTTTTTACCAGCAATGGCCCCATATTTAAGATTTAATctgtatttttgaattttttttaaaaaaatttatttgtaggtctttttttatttatcaataacACATTTTAAGGTTAAAAACTTTATCGACGGGTCACCAACACTATTGTCTTTACATGTTTGTTTGTTATAACAAACGTTTGAACTTGATAATAATATTACGTTTAGggacatatttttatattattctttATGATTTTAGTTTTCTATCAGCATGTTTGGTCCTTTTATTTTATGTCGTAATTATACACGTAAAAAAGATAGTTGAAGCCCGCAATGCGGGCTTATAAACAAACTagtttatataaatagaaatagaaatttCATTTACGCTTTGATGCCCGATTGTATTAAAGAACTAGATTATAATCCCACGTAATACGCAAGCTAAGTTATATAATTGATCacactaatatatattttttttttataataatgtaCATTTATGGTTTAAAACATCACATGTTAAAAAGCGAATAATTATCATTATGATCATCTTTTATATTGAGTATAAGAAATATCAAATTACATAATTTTTATTGTATcaagaaataaatatttactttattgttgtaaagttaaaaaggtacaaatttcaaaacaacACTATAATAGACGGGAATGGATACTTAGCTTGTAATTTGTCTCAAAGCAATAAAAAACAACATTCTTATACATCGGATATATGATTTGATATTAGATCTTGCAACATTATGTAACATTTTATAtctttagatataaaaaatttaatagtagaatttgaaaaaaaaataaaattaaatagcTTTTATTACTTTAATCGATATAATATTTATTGTCATTTTAAAGAAGATAAGTTTATATGATTCTCATGATATAAAATAAGATTGATTGATATATGTAATAAGAGGGAAGctatatatgaaaaaacaaaattactttttaacttaaacATGTATCCATTATtgaattgattaaaaaaagtcGATCAAGTTCTGCTTTGTATTAATATCGTTAGGAATTAAAACCAAGAGTGTGAATTGGTTATTGAACACATAACATTAggcatgaaaatatatatagttcattTCAAAAAGTTTTAGCATAATTAAGGATAAAGTAATTAGATTTAGGAAAATACTAACTAAAGCCCATAGGGCTTCACTTAAGgtgtataaaaatgttatacgtttccatatcaaaagtctaatttttatgataaatgtacaactatttaatgcactttAACAAAAGCCTTTAggg includes these proteins:
- the LOC122579166 gene encoding plant UBX domain-containing protein 1-like, with protein sequence MDSQSAKEKLEAAKEHYGREIRVFETTSSSSSSSTETTTKQDPTNTDELPDEFYEFTAEDYYRMLSTKKEDNVMKTRKIREAEQAARRSRITKAVIRVRFPDNHTLEATFHPSETMQSLADLLKKVVAQPDIPFYIYTTPPKKQIKDMSQDLYSAGFAPGAIVYFSYNESKGDVEIAASGSFLKEDVMSLKGLELVAEQEKAEVSQATTTEPVAAAAQQPVQPRKATTDKKMVKPKWLKM